A genomic stretch from Lathyrus oleraceus cultivar Zhongwan6 chromosome 2, CAAS_Psat_ZW6_1.0, whole genome shotgun sequence includes:
- the LOC127119237 gene encoding cyclin-D4-1, whose protein sequence is MAESFDSATSNLLCSETNSTCFDEDLECNGAVDGSGISTSWDHMNLNLDNLDNLDNVGSESFVCFVAQSEEIVRVMVEKEIEHLPREDYLMRLRSGDLDLSVRREALDWIWKAHAYYGFGPLSLCLSVNYLDRFLSAYQLPRGVSWTVQLLAVACFSLAAKMEEVKVPHCIDLQVGEPRFVFQAKTIQRMELMILSTLGWKMHALTPCSFIDYFISKISCENQAGKSLIARSVQLILNIIKGIDFLEFRPSEIAAGVAISVLKELPGHEVDKAIADFVIVDKERVLKCVELIKDLSLIKVGASKYTPFVPQSPIGVLDGGCMSFKSDELTNGSYQNSLQNSPNTKRRKFDGPSNG, encoded by the exons ATGGCTGAAAGCTTTGACAGTGCTACATCTAATCTTCTATGTTCTGAAACCAATAGCACATGCTTTGATGAGGATTTGGAATGCAATGGTGCTGTTGATGGTTCTGGAATCTCAACTTCATGGGACCACATGAACCTTAACTTGGACAACTTGGACAACTTGGACAACGTTGGATCGGAATCATTTGTGTGTTTTGTTGCACAGAGTGAGGAAATTGTGAGGGTTATGGTTGAGAAAGAGATTGAACATTTGCCCAGAGAGGATTATTTGATGAGATTGCGAAGTGGTGACTTGGATTTGAGTGTTAGAAGAGAGGCTCTTGATTGGATTTGGAAG GCTCATGCTTATTATGGATTTGGACCATTGAGTCTTTGCTTATCGGTGAACTACTTGGATCGGTTCTTATCGGCTTATCAATTACCG AGAGGTGTGAGTTGGACTGTGCAATTGTTAGCTGTGGCATGCTTTTCACTTGCGGCTAAAATGGAAGAAGTTAAAGTGCCGCATTGCATAGATTTACAG GTCGGAGAACCGAGATTTGTGTTCCAAGCTAAAACAATTCAAAGAATGGAACTAATGATATTAAGCACATTAGGATGGAAAATGCATGCCTTAACTCCTTGTTCCTTCATAGACTACTTCATATCTAAGATCAGTTGCGAGAATCAAGCCGGAAAGTCATTGATTGCGAGATCAGTGCAACTCATTCTTAACATAATCAAGG GTATTGATTTCTTGGAGTTCAGGCCTTCTGAAATTGCTGCAGGGGTAGcaatttctgttttgaaggaaCTGCCGGGGCATGAAGTCGATAAGGCCATAGCCGATTTCGTCATTGTAGATAAG GAGAGAGTTCTAAAGTGTGTTGAATTGATAAAAGATCTATCCTTGATCAAGGTAGGTGCATCTAAGTATACACCATTTGTGCCTCAAAGTCCTATAGGGGTGCTTGATGGAGGGTGCATGAGTTTTAAGAGTGATGAGTTAACAAATGGGTCATATCAAAATTCTTTACAAAATAGTCCAAATACTAAAAGGAGAAAATTTGATGGACCTTCCAATGGATAA